The window ATACTTTTAGAGCTGCTGCCATTGAACAATTAGAAGAATGGAGTAATAGATCTGGAGTAGATTTTGTAGCCCATAGTGAAGGGGCTGATCCTGCTGCTGTAATATATGATGGTATTCAAGCAGCTAAAGCTAGAAATTGTGATGTTTTAATTTGTGATACTGCTGGTCGACTCCATAATAAGAAGAATTTAATGAATGAATTAAATAAGATATTTAGAGTTATTGATAGAGAATTTGAAGAAGCTAAAAAAGAAGTATTATTGGTTTTAGACGCAACAACAGGTCAAAATGCCATTTTACAAGCTAAACAATTTATAGAGGTCTGTGATATAACAGGAGTTGCTTTAACAAAATTAGATGGTACAGCAAAGGGTGGAGTAGTTATCGCATTACAATCAGAATTAAATTTACCTGTAAAATTAATAGGAGTAGGAGAAAAAATTGAGGATCTCCAAGAATTTAATCCGGATACCTTCATAGATGCAATTTTTAATTAAAATTATTAATATCTTGTTGACAAAGAGATAATTATATATTAAAATGATACTGTCAAGTTAAAAGCTTGACAGTAAACTTGTGGTGATATATATGTTTGAGAAGATTGTGGAATTAGGTATACTCTTTGACTTTTATGGTAAACTCCTAAGTGAAAACCAATATACAGTTGTAGAATTATACTATATTCATGATTTATCCTTAAGTGAAATTGGTGAAGAACTAGGTATTACTAGACAAGGAGTATATGATAGTTTAAAAAGGGCAGAAAATAATCTTTATGATTTTGAAAATAATTTAGGGTTAGTAGAGAAGTTTAAAAATGTATCTAATGAAGTAAATAATATTTTAAAATACGTAAAAGTAATTGTTAAGGACGCTGAGGATTTAAATAACCAAGAGATTGTTAATAATGCTAAGGCAATAAAGACATTGGCAGAAAAAATAATAGAAGATAATCAGGAGGTGACATAATAGTGTTTGATAGTTTATCTGAGAAGCTTCAAAATGCTTTAGGAAAGCTAACAGGAAAAGGTAAATTAAGTGAAAAAGATGTTAAGGTAGCCATGAGAGAAGTAAGGCTTGCGCTTTTAGAAGCAGATGTAAACTTTAAAGTTGTTAAGAATTTTGTTAATAGCGTAAAAGAAAGAGCCGTTGGTGCTGAAGTTATGGAAAGTTTGACTCCTGGACAACAGGTAATTAAAATTGTTAACGAGGAATTAACTAACCTAATGGGAGAAGAACAAAGTAAACTTAATTTTTCCTCGACGCCTCCTACTGTAATACTTATGTGTGGTTTGCAAGGGGCAGGTAAAACCACTACTGCTGGTAAATTAGCATATAACTTGAAAAATGAAAATAAAAGACCCTTATTAGTTGCCTGTGACGTATATAGACCAGCTGCCATTAAACAGTTAGAAGTAGTTGGAGAGAGGGCAGATGTTCCAGTTTTTTCAATGGGAGATAAAAACAAACCAGTAAATATAGCTAAAGCTGGTGTTGAACATGGTAAAAGAAATGGCAACGATGTAATTATAATAGATACTGCTGGTAGACTCCATATTGATAATGATTTAATGGAAGAATTGGGAGAAATTAAAGAAGCTATAAAATTAGATGAAATATTATTAGTTGTAGACTCTATGACTGGTCAAGATGCAGTAAATGTAGCTGAAAGTTTCAATAATAAATTAGATTTAACAGGAGTAGTTCTCACAAAGCTTGATGGTGATGCACGAGGTGGAGCGGCTTTATCAATAAGGTCTGTAACTGGAAAACCTATAAAATTTGTTGGTATGGGTGAAAAATTAGATGAATTAAAACCTTTCCATCCAGATAGAATGGCATCTAGAATTTTAGGAAAAGGTGATGTATTAAGTTTAATTGAAAAAGCTGAAAGTGCTTTAGATGAAAAGAAAGCTTTGGAATTAGAAAAGAAGATTAGAACACAACAATTTACTTTAGATGATTTCTTAGATCAATTAGATCAAATGAAAAACCTAGGACCTCTAGATGAATTATTGGCTATGGTTCCTGGTGTTAATTCAAAGATGATGAAAAACATAGATGTGGATGAAAAAGAAATAGTAAAAATAGAAGCGATTATACAATCTATGACTAGTGAAGAAAGGGAAAATCCAACTATAATAAATAGTAGCAGAAGAAAGCGTATTGCTAAAGGTAGTGGAACTACTGTTCAAGATGTAAATAAATTGTTAAAGCAATTTAAAGAAACTAAAAAAATGATGAAAAAATTTACTGATATGGAAAAGACCATGAAAAAAAGAGGCGGTTTCGGTATGCCGTTTTTTAAATAAAGTTAACATTTTGAGGAGGTGAGAAAATGGCAGTTAAAATTAGATTAAGAAGAATGGGTGCAAAGAAAAATCCTTTTTATAGAATTATAGTAGCAGATTCCCGTGCTCCTAGAAATGGAAGATTCATAGATGAAATTGGATATTATAACCCGTTAACTGAACCTAAGACAGTTAAAATTGATGATGAAAAAGCAACAAAATGGTTAAATGATGGTGCAAAACCTACTGATACTGTAAATAGGTTATTTAGAGAAAGTGGCTTATATGAAAAAATGACTGAAGACAATAATACTACTGAGTAATAGCTTTCTAGGAGGTGAGGATATGGGTGAATTAGTGGAAACAATTGCTGTAGCTCTTGTAGACAACCCAGATGAAGTAAAGGTAAATGAAATTGAAGGTACTCAATCCGTTATTATAGAGCTTAGAGTTGCGCCTGAAGATATGGGGAAAGTTATTGGAAAACAAGGAAGAATAGCAAAAGCCATAAGGACAGTTGTAAAGGCAGCAGCTATAAAGGAGAATAAAAGAGTAGTAGTAGAAATTCTACAATAGGACTTAAATCCTTTTTTAGAATTTAAATAATAGGTGATATTATGGATTATATTCAAGTGGGTAAAATTATAAATACCCATGGAATAAAAGGAGAAGTTAAAGTTTTACCCTTTACAGATGATATACATCGATTTGATGAATTAAAAAAAATTTATATTGGAGAATATAAATTGAAAGTAGAAATTACAAATGTTAGGTATATAGATAATATTGTTATGCTTAAATTTGATAACTACCATAATATTAATGAAGTAGAGAAATTTAAAAATCAAGATGTATATATAGATGAAGAGGATAAAATTGAACTAAATGATAATCAATTCTTTATATTTGATATAATAGGTTGCACTGTTTTAGATACTTCAGAGAGGGAAATTGGTACTGTAATAGATGTTATTAAATTAGGTTCAAGTGATATTTATGTCATTAAAGATAATTCCATAGATAAGGAATATTTAATTCCGGCAGTTAAAGAATTTATAAAAGATATAAATATTGAAGGAAAGATAATTAAAGTGGATCCCATTGAAGGATTGATATAATGAAGA is drawn from Tissierellales bacterium and contains these coding sequences:
- the ftsY gene encoding signal recognition particle-docking protein FtsY, producing the protein PAVILVVGVNGVGKTTTIGKLAYNLKNDGKKVIIAAGDTFRAAAIEQLEEWSNRSGVDFVAHSEGADPAAVIYDGIQAAKARNCDVLICDTAGRLHNKKNLMNELNKIFRVIDREFEEAKKEVLLVLDATTGQNAILQAKQFIEVCDITGVALTKLDGTAKGGVVIALQSELNLPVKLIGVGEKIEDLQEFNPDTFIDAIFN
- a CDS encoding sigma factor-like helix-turn-helix DNA-binding protein yields the protein MFEKIVELGILFDFYGKLLSENQYTVVELYYIHDLSLSEIGEELGITRQGVYDSLKRAENNLYDFENNLGLVEKFKNVSNEVNNILKYVKVIVKDAEDLNNQEIVNNAKAIKTLAEKIIEDNQEVT
- the ffh gene encoding signal recognition particle protein, with protein sequence MVFDSLSEKLQNALGKLTGKGKLSEKDVKVAMREVRLALLEADVNFKVVKNFVNSVKERAVGAEVMESLTPGQQVIKIVNEELTNLMGEEQSKLNFSSTPPTVILMCGLQGAGKTTTAGKLAYNLKNENKRPLLVACDVYRPAAIKQLEVVGERADVPVFSMGDKNKPVNIAKAGVEHGKRNGNDVIIIDTAGRLHIDNDLMEELGEIKEAIKLDEILLVVDSMTGQDAVNVAESFNNKLDLTGVVLTKLDGDARGGAALSIRSVTGKPIKFVGMGEKLDELKPFHPDRMASRILGKGDVLSLIEKAESALDEKKALELEKKIRTQQFTLDDFLDQLDQMKNLGPLDELLAMVPGVNSKMMKNIDVDEKEIVKIEAIIQSMTSEERENPTIINSSRRKRIAKGSGTTVQDVNKLLKQFKETKKMMKKFTDMEKTMKKRGGFGMPFFK
- the rpsP gene encoding 30S ribosomal protein S16 yields the protein MAVKIRLRRMGAKKNPFYRIIVADSRAPRNGRFIDEIGYYNPLTEPKTVKIDDEKATKWLNDGAKPTDTVNRLFRESGLYEKMTEDNNTTE
- a CDS encoding KH domain-containing protein is translated as MGELVETIAVALVDNPDEVKVNEIEGTQSVIIELRVAPEDMGKVIGKQGRIAKAIRTVVKAAAIKENKRVVVEILQ
- the rimM gene encoding ribosome maturation factor RimM (Essential for efficient processing of 16S rRNA), with amino-acid sequence MDYIQVGKIINTHGIKGEVKVLPFTDDIHRFDELKKIYIGEYKLKVEITNVRYIDNIVMLKFDNYHNINEVEKFKNQDVYIDEEDKIELNDNQFFIFDIIGCTVLDTSEREIGTVIDVIKLGSSDIYVIKDNSIDKEYLIPAVKEFIKDINIEGKIIKVDPIEGLI